In Rhopalosiphum padi isolate XX-2018 chromosome 3, ASM2088224v1, whole genome shotgun sequence, the genomic stretch TACGATACATTCTTACTGGAAAAATTAATCAAGATGAAGtggaagtaaaaaaaatataatatactaaattatgaccattattaaagtttatatttttacctatttagcGTTTTTTTGGTACAATTCGCCAAGCAGGAGGTGCAAATGACCATCCAGCTACTCTAACctttttacaattatacaaaatgttatcCGTTTACAGTGTATTGAAACCTCCCAAATCAGAAAACTGCACCATAGAGAATAATAAACCTTCTCAACATTTAATCTCACTTGATAgtatcaaaacaatttattataacccGGAAAAAAACAAACCATTATTACATTCAATCCGTGAAAAACTGGACTTTGCAATTCAACATGATGACTGGAGTTTAGATGATATAATAAAACCCAgtgatcataattattttgtagctCCTGTAATcgattgtgtaatatattatgtcacagGGTGTCAGGGTATTTGTGTAAACAAATTTTACgctattttaaatgtgttacaTGTCAATCtgcaattaaacaaaatattaatttgtgttcATATGAACCGGTTGCACGGCTAGTTAACTTAAAGTCCAAAGGAGGATTAATACacccaaatattaatttttttaattttatatgcaaAATTGAACAGTTGTTTTCCAAGTATTGTGAAATGGCAGACGTTTTAGAGCTAATACTCACCAAACTGTTAGAAGATACTCTCTATTTTCCTTGTTTTCAACATAGTGAAGAAGTAATAGCTTTtactatcaaatattatataaatatgagaaTGCGACAGTTTTCGCGAAGCTATAATTCTGAAGCacaaaaagaaaatatgaacaaaaagaAGATAGCAAAATTCACATTAACAtaacaattgtaaaatatataaaaaacaatagttgtattttgtgtatgtttttattat encodes the following:
- the LOC132924041 gene encoding LOW QUALITY PROTEIN: uncharacterized protein LOC132924041 (The sequence of the model RefSeq protein was modified relative to this genomic sequence to represent the inferred CDS: deleted 2 bases in 1 codon) codes for the protein MLSVYSVLKPPKSENCTIENNKPSQHLISLDSIKTIYYNPEKNKPLLHSIREKLDFAIQHDDWSLDDIIKPSDHNYFVAPVIDCVIYYVTVSGYLCKQILRYFKCVTCQSAIKQNINLCSYEPVARLVNLKSKGGLIHPNINFFNFICKIEQLFSKYCEMADVLELILTKLLEDTLYFPCFQHSEEVIAFTIKYYINMRMRQFSRSYNSEAQKENMNKKKIAKFTLT